A part of Candidatus Saccharibacteria bacterium genomic DNA contains:
- the tsaE gene encoding tRNA (adenosine(37)-N6)-threonylcarbamoyltransferase complex ATPase subunit type 1 TsaE has translation MEFVISSVEAMMTFGNKLGAVLRGGEVIELIGDIGAGKTTLTKGIAQGLGVKDDVQSPTFTISRTYTAGNDLVLAHYDFYRLVDAGIMTMELHESVSDPHIVTVLEWAGIVAGVLPKDTLTIRIESMTELSRRVTLTAGGAKARRLMEVVK, from the coding sequence ATGGAATTCGTGATATCATCAGTCGAAGCAATGATGACCTTCGGCAACAAACTTGGTGCAGTCTTAAGGGGTGGCGAAGTAATCGAACTGATTGGTGATATCGGCGCTGGCAAAACGACTCTCACAAAAGGAATAGCGCAAGGACTGGGTGTAAAAGACGACGTACAAAGCCCGACGTTTACAATCAGTCGTACGTATACCGCCGGGAATGATCTCGTACTTGCTCATTATGACTTCTATCGTCTTGTCGATGCGGGAATTATGACGATGGAGCTGCACGAATCAGTTAGTGATCCGCATATTGTCACAGTGCTTGAGTGGGCCGGCATTGTCGCAGGGGTCCTGCCTAAAGACACGCTTACGATCCGGATTGAATCCATGACCGAATTGTCACGACGTGTCACGCTGACAGCAGGCGGCGCCAAGGCACGACGTCTCATGGAGGTAGTTAAATGA
- the tsaB gene encoding tRNA (adenosine(37)-N6)-threonylcarbamoyltransferase complex dimerization subunit type 1 TsaB codes for MIVLWNSAAAAVHCTLVDGQNHHDYVWQADRTLARDIFSLLEDALKDQGKKLGDIDYIAVFRGPGSYTGLRIGLTVMNTLATTLGVPIVGETGDNWQARCRERLASGDNDQIVLPDYGGDAHITKPRK; via the coding sequence ATGATTGTGTTATGGAATAGTGCTGCCGCCGCAGTGCACTGTACACTTGTTGACGGACAAAATCATCATGACTATGTATGGCAGGCCGATCGAACGTTGGCGCGAGACATCTTCAGTTTGCTGGAGGATGCATTGAAGGATCAAGGTAAAAAGCTCGGTGACATTGATTATATTGCCGTTTTTCGCGGGCCAGGGAGTTACACGGGTTTACGAATTGGTTTGACGGTCATGAACACTCTTGCTACTACACTGGGCGTGCCAATTGTGGGAGAAACCGGTGATAATTGGCAAGCTCGCTGTAGAGAGCGTTTGGCCAGCGGTGATAATGATCAGATTGTTCTGCCCGACTATGGCGGTGATGCGCATATTACAAAACCGCGAAAATAA
- the rny gene encoding ribonuclease Y: protein MIEYIAAAVGLLAGVGGKVVYDKQRVTSSKHTAEKEIARAERKASDIVLKAKDDALRIEQERRKEMQKVEARLADRETALDKKLDELDRRSEKLRSAEDEVEVLKNDVRDIRTKQQEKLEKIAGLKKKEAAEKLMQMTERDIKEDLLGLVAKLQKDAVDDAEEKAQLVIVSAMERMASEVTAERTVTAIKLADEEMKGRIIGKEGRNIQTLQRATGVDILVDDTPGMIVLSSFDPIRRQVARIALEMLMKDGRIHPGRIEEVVAKAEKQIEKEVVMAGEDAAREVGVTGIPKELLRLVGELKFRTSYGQNVLMHSVEMAHMAGLIAEEIGANVRVTKVAALLHDMGKAVTHKVEGKHHHIGAELAQKAGLAPEICHAIEAHHDDIDATTPEAMVIRVVDAVSAARPGARNISAENFAERMRDLENIALGFKGIDKAYAISAGREVRVMVRPESIDDLSAIKIARDIANKIESTMQYPGTIKVNVIRETRAIEFAK, encoded by the coding sequence ATGATAGAGTATATTGCCGCTGCAGTGGGCCTTCTTGCTGGCGTAGGGGGAAAAGTTGTCTACGATAAACAACGAGTTACGAGTAGTAAGCATACTGCTGAGAAAGAAATTGCCCGAGCTGAACGAAAAGCTAGCGACATCGTCTTAAAAGCAAAGGACGATGCTTTGCGTATTGAGCAAGAACGCCGGAAAGAAATGCAGAAGGTTGAAGCCCGGCTTGCAGATCGCGAAACCGCGCTCGACAAGAAGCTTGACGAGCTTGACCGGCGGAGCGAAAAGCTTAGAAGTGCTGAAGATGAAGTCGAGGTTCTCAAGAATGATGTCCGTGACATTCGCACCAAGCAACAAGAGAAGCTTGAAAAGATTGCGGGGCTGAAGAAAAAAGAAGCGGCCGAGAAACTCATGCAAATGACTGAACGCGACATTAAAGAAGATCTGCTCGGACTTGTTGCCAAGCTGCAAAAAGATGCTGTCGACGACGCTGAAGAAAAGGCTCAGCTGGTGATTGTCAGTGCGATGGAACGCATGGCAAGTGAGGTGACAGCTGAGAGAACCGTCACCGCCATCAAGCTAGCCGATGAAGAAATGAAGGGGCGTATTATCGGCAAAGAGGGTCGCAATATTCAGACCTTACAGCGCGCAACTGGTGTAGACATATTGGTTGACGACACACCGGGAATGATTGTACTTTCGAGTTTTGATCCCATTCGTCGTCAGGTTGCGCGAATTGCACTGGAAATGCTGATGAAAGACGGCAGAATTCATCCGGGTCGAATCGAAGAGGTAGTTGCGAAAGCTGAGAAGCAAATTGAAAAAGAAGTCGTAATGGCCGGTGAGGATGCGGCACGCGAAGTTGGCGTTACTGGTATTCCAAAAGAACTGCTACGCCTTGTTGGTGAGCTTAAATTTCGTACAAGCTATGGTCAAAATGTCTTGATGCATAGTGTCGAGATGGCACACATGGCGGGGCTGATTGCTGAAGAGATTGGTGCTAATGTCCGCGTAACAAAGGTAGCCGCGCTACTACACGACATGGGCAAAGCAGTTACACACAAGGTTGAAGGCAAGCATCATCATATTGGTGCAGAACTTGCCCAAAAGGCCGGTCTTGCTCCCGAGATATGTCATGCAATCGAAGCACATCACGATGATATCGATGCAACCACGCCTGAAGCTATGGTGATCCGAGTTGTCGACGCCGTCAGTGCCGCTCGGCCGGGTGCACGCAACATTAGCGCCGAAAACTTTGCTGAGCGTATGCGTGATCTCGAAAATATTGCACTTGGCTTTAAGGGTATCGATAAGGCCTATGCGATTAGTGCTGGTCGCGAAGTGCGTGTCATGGT